AGTGCCGTAGTTTTCCGAGACGGGCTTGAAGTACGGATGTAGCCCCATCGCGGCTACTTCCTGGGGCCGCGTAAACTGCCGGCACTTCTCGAACAAATCGGCGGCCTGGGTCATGGGCGTCTGCGGCATGGCGCGCTTATCCCCTTCATTTGGAAGATATGGACATTCCTGTTAATATACAGACCCCCTTAGACCGGACAAAACCGGTTCGGGCCTCTCGGGGCCCCAGAGGGCGGTCAGGACCCGAAGCACTTCCGGGTTGCCCGCCTCAAAACGCCGTTGAATGGCGCTCTTGTATGCGGCCCAGCGGGCCAAGAAACCGGATATGTCCTCTAGCGTCGGATCGCGGCCGACCACGGCGGCTCCGAAACCGGCCTGCGCGAGCTGCCAGGCGTTAAGCGTCTGCTCGAAGATGCCCCTGTTCGGAAGCGCCAACAAGGGCTTACCCAGGTACAGGGCCTCGGAGATCAGCGTAAAACCCGCCGTGGCAATCACGGCGCGCGCCGAAGCCAGATCCCGCAAAAACCCCTCCAGGGATGAGGGGCGCATCTTCACGTTCCGAGCCACGGCGATGGCCTCCGAAAACCCGTATACGTGAAAGGGGACCTCCGCAAAGCGCTCCAGCAGGCGCAACAGCTTCTCGGCCCCCCGGCTCCGATTTATGTAGACCAGGACGTGTTCCCCCTCGGCGGGCTCAGCCCGCAACACAGCGGATCGGATCACAGGGGGCACGAGCCGAACCCGCTCCGGCCGCCGCAGGGGCAGGGGCAGAAAAGTCGGGATCAACGTGAGCACGGCCTGAGGCGGGGCGATCCAGCGCACCACCGCACCAACCAGGGCCGCGTTCAAACGCCATCGCCAGGGTATCGGATAACGGGCTTCGGTGAGGATCTGCTGCCGATTGAACCCCACTACGGGTAGCCCCAACAAGGCCGCCGCCCGGCCGCTGAAGTATTCGAAATCGTTGATCAGCCACTCGGCTTGAAAGGCCTCCAGAGACCGAGCCAAATCGCGGATCAGCCGACCGGACCTGAGCAGGTGAGGCAGGTTATGCCATAGCGTGCGCCAAGGCCTTAAGGTGTTGTTGTAGACGACGTGCTCCAGCGCGGGGACCCGCAGCACCGGCTTGTTGAGCTCGGTCAAGATCTCGTAGGCCACCCCGCCAGCGCAATAAAGCACCTCATGGCCCTCGAGCTCCAAGGCCTCGGCTATAGCTAATGCCCGGGAGGTGTGTCCCCGACCTTCGCCGCTGAGCGCATATACGATGCGCGCCACGCCCCCGAATGCTCCTCCTTCGCTCCCGATGCTAAAGTAGGCGCATCAGACGCAAAACGCTAGCCCTGCTCAGCCCCACGCCCCCGACGAAGCCAGAGCCGCACGGCGTAACCAAGCCCAAGCAAGGCCAGCAGCAACAGCACAACCCGGCCGTACTGGCGTAAATACTCCCCTACGAGCTCCCAGCGCTCCCCCAGCCAATAGCCCAGTCCCACTAACAGACCCGTCCAGAAGAGTGTGCTCAAGAACGCCGCAACCGTTACGGGACCAAAGGGCATATGCGCCATACCGGCCACAAGCGAAATCACCGAGCGAGTGCCGCTTAAAAAACGATTCAGCACCACCGCTACGATCCCATAGCGATGAAACCACCGCTGCGCCGCCCGCAGGTGCCGCTCGGATACAAACAACAGCCGCGGTCGGCTCAGCAGGACCGGGCCCACCCGGTAGCCGATCCGATACATCGTCACAAAGCCCAAGGTGCTACAGGCGACAGCCCCTAGCCAGAGGCTCCAGACGTTTAGCACCCCCAAACCGGCCAGATACCCCCCGAAAACCACCACCACGTCTCCCGGAATAGGGGGCAATAGGTTCTCCAGATACGCCACCGCCCAGATGGCCACATATAACCACAAGGGGGACAGCCGGCTCAGCAGGCTCACCCACTCGGCAACGTCCATATCACCCAATTCCGAACTAAAAGGAAAAGGCCCCGGTTTTGTATAAACCCGGGGCCTTTCCGAGCGGGACACGGGATTCGAACCCGCGACCTCAACCTTGGCAAGGTTGCGCTCTAACCAACTGAGCTAGTCCCGCCTATGGCGGCGTAAAGATAAGGTCCGAGCCGAGACCTGTCAAGCCGCCTCGATGCCCCGGATCAATTGATCCCTAGCCTCCGGAGAACTGCATCGGTGATATCATGCCGTTCGTCGGCGTACAGCAAAATCGGATTAGGTCCGATCCCGGTGCTGAAGACCAACGCAAGACGGCGTTCCTTAGCCACCTCTTCGATGGCCTTCTGGATCCGGTTTAGAATAGGCTGCATAAGCTCCGCCTCTTTTTGCTCCAGCTCCCGGCTTTTCTCCATGGCAAACTGCTGCAGCTGCGTCTGCAGGCCGGCCAGCTCCTGCTCGCGACGCTGCCGGGCGTCCGGAGACATCAAAGCCTGTCTCCGTTGATAGTCCTGTAGCTGCCGATCAAAATCCTGCAGCTTCTGCTGATATTCGGCCTGATGACGCTGGGCCAGGTTCTCGAGCTGCTTTTGCACGGCGGCCACCTCGGGCATTTTCGATAGAATGAAGTCCACCCGTGTGTAGCCGATGGGTAGGGCGGGGTTGGCACCTTGTTGTTGGGCCCAGGCCAACTGCCCCATCCCCATCATCCCCCAAAGTATCCACGCATATCGCCTCATAGAAGCACCCTTTTGGTTTAGTTGCTCGAAAGCTCAGCGCGCGCTTGAGGCCGCGTTTACGCCCAGCCGTTCAAGCACGAGCGCGCTCAGATCGTGCTGGGGGCGCACGTAGAGAAACGTAAGCGACCCCGATTTATCAAAGACGAAGTCATATCCCTGGGCCTCGGCCACCTCGCGCAAAGCACGCAAGATGCGTTCCTGAATGGGGCGCAGAAGCTGCGCCTGCTGCTGAAAAAGCTCCCCTTGGGGCCCGAATTTTTGTTCGCGAAACTGCTCCAAGAGGCGCTCTTTGTCGACAATTTCTTGCCTTTTTTGGCGCCGCATTTCTTCTGTGTACAGCACTTCTCGGGCCTGATAGTCGCGCACGAGCTGCTCCAGCTCGCGTTGCATCCGCTCCAGCTCGCGTTGCCATTCTTGCGCCATGCGCTCTAGCCGCTGCTGGGCGTCCTGATATTCGGGCAGTCTGTTCAGGATATGCTCCGAGTCGATATACCCGATCTTCTGTTGGGCCCATGCCAGGGTGCTTCCCACCCCCCCTAAGAGGATACCAAGGAGCAGATATCGCATAGCCATCCCCGTTGCGCTAAAACTGCGGCCCAATGCTGAATTGGAACACCCAGCCCGGGCGAGTCACCCCCGGAATGCGGTCAAAGGCATAGCCGTAGTTCAGATCCAGCAGGCCCAGAATAGGTAAAAACAGCCGCACCCCCAAGCCGGCGGACCGATACAGCTGCGTCGGCACGTAGGAGGCGAAATCCAACCAGGTGTTGCCGGCATCCACGAATACGTACGGGAACAGGTTGAGCTGTTGGGTCTGCACCAGGGGGTAGCGCAGCTCAGCCGAGTATTTGTTGAGAATCGTCCCCCCTATGGGTCCATCTTGGGTTCGCGGCGAGATCAGCTGCGAGCCGCCTCGGTAGCCTCGCATAAAGACGATATCTTGGCCGAAGAACTGCTGGGCCTCCAAGATCGTGCCGCCGATGTAGAAACGCTCAAAGGGGCTGCGCTCCCCTTTGCGGAAGGAGCCCAGATAGCCGTAATCAAGCGCGGTGCCCAGCACCAGATTGCCAATAATGGGCACGTTCCATTTCAAACCCAGACGCCACTTGTGATACTGGATGAAACCCGGAAGCGGAGGGGCCAGGTCAACCGTGAGCGTCATCTCAGAGCCCGTTCGGGGGAAGAAGGGGTTATCGATGGAGCTTCGGCTCAACGTCTGCCGTAGGCTTACGGTCTGGTGCACCCCATTCGGAAGCCCGTAGTAGTAGGTAGAGCCCTGTAGGCGCACGTCGTAAATCTGATAGCTCAGCGCGTGGCTGAGCTGGAAGAAATCGTCTGGCCACGACAGGCGGCGGCCTAAGCTGAGCGACACCCCAGTGGTGTGGAAGTGTTCGTTGCGCTGCTGTAGCAGGCTATCTGGGGGCAAGGGCAGGCCATAGAGGTCGTAGTAATAGTAGTCATACAGCCCAAAGGTGCGGCGGTTGTGGTACAAGCTAAAACCCGCCGGCATAGGCCGACCCCGAAACCAGGGCTCAGTAAAGCTGATCGAATAGGCCTGGTAGTTGCGGCCCGCCACCTGTACGGACAGGCTGAGCTTTTGCCCGTCTCCGGAGGGCAGAGGCCGCCAGGCTTTGGCGCGCGTGATGTCCTGAATAGAGAAGTTGTTGAAGGCCAGCCGCAGGCCCAGGATCAGCCCGATGTAGCGCCCGCCATAGGATCCGGAGAGCTCCAGCTGATCGCCCCCCTTTTCCACTACGGAGTACGTCAAATCGACCGTCTTGCGCTCGGGATCCACCTGATAATCGGGCCGGATCTGCTCCGGCTCAAAGAAGCCCAGCACGGCCAGCTCGCGCACGCTACGTTGGATGGCCTCTCGGCTGAACTTATCTCCGGGCAGGGTGCGCAGCTCCCGCCGGATGACGTGCTCCTTCGTCTTCGTATTGCCCGTAATGAGCACGCGCCGGATGGTGGCGATCTCCCCCTCGTAGAGTTCAAAGATCAGATCCACCGAATCCGGCGCCACCACGCGCTCCTCAAGCTGGGCGTTGAAAAACAGATACCCGTTGTTCTGATAAAGCCCGTATACGTCCAACCCGTTGGGGTTGAACTGCAGATTCCGCTGCAGCTTTTTGGCGTTGTAACGCTCCCCGGGCTTAAAGCCCAGGACCTCGGTTAGCTGCGCGTCGGTGTAGACCGTGTTGCCACGCCACTCGATGCGGCGCACGTAGTAGCGGGGCCCCTCATAGAGGCTGAGCGCCACCACAAGACCGGCCCGGGTCGAGTCGTAGTAGACGGTATCCCGGAGTACGCGCGCATCGCGAAACCCCTGCTCGGCGTAGGCCTCGATCAGGTTGGCCAAGTCCTCCCGGAGATCCATCGGATCGAACTTGGCCCGGCCCCAGAAGCGCCACCAGGCGTCCTGTTTGGTCTTCTTTAGCCGGCGGCGCACCCAGGCGTCGGACATCGCCCGGTTGCCTTCCACGAGAATACGCTTGACCTCTACGCTTGGGCCCTTGTCCACGTCAAAGCTCAAGCGCACGTAACCCGGCTTGCCCACCACGGAGTCGGCTCGAGCCGTTACGCGAACCTGCAGATGACCTTTCTTCTCGAAGTATTCCGCAATCACACGTTGGGCGCGCCCGATCGTGCTGCGGGACACAGAGGTACCGCGTGCGAGCACAAGCCGCTTGCGCAGCTCCTCACGCTCGCCCCGCTTGACGCCGCGGATCTCGTAATCCTCCAGTCGGGGCTCCTCACGCACCGCGATCACAAGAAAAGCGCCATCGCCCACGCTGCGCTCCAGGCGCACCTGCACATCGGAAAACATCCCCAACCGATACAGCTGGCGGATGGCGTTCGAGACGGCCTCTCCGGGAATGCGAATCGTCATGCCCTTGTATAGGCCGCTAGTGCTCAGGACCAGATCCCGAGTCGTGGGGCCTGTGGCCCCTTCGACTAGGATATCCAAGATCTGGTAAGTGCGCGGCTCTTCCAGAAAAGGGTGCGCCTCCGGGGCGCCGCTTTGCTGCGCGCGTACCGTCCCCAGCGCCCCAAAAAGCATCCATAAGAGCAGGCATAGCCAGCGATGGCGACCCATGGCGCTCCTTCTTACACTACGGGCTGACCGTTGGCCAGAAAGGCGGCCACTTGCTCGCTTGTGCGGCCATAACGGCGCTCCCGGCTTTGAAAACTGCGAATGGCCTCGTACAGGTGAACTCGGCGGAAATCCGGCCACAAGCACGGGGTGACGTAAAACTCCGCGTAGGCGATCTGCCACAAGAGAAAGTTCGACACCCGAAATTCGTTGCTGGTGCGGATCACCAGGTCCGGATCCGGCATACCGGCCGTACTCAGATGTTGGGCCACAACGGCCTCCGTAATGCGCTCCGGATCTAGGTTTCCGGCCGCCACCTCTTGGGCGATGCGACGCACGGCCTCGGTGATCTCCCAGCGTCCACCATAGCTTAGAGCCAGCGTAAGCACCATACGCTCACCGGAGCGGGTGCGTTCCATGGCCTCTAGCAGCTCATCGCGGCAGGACGAGGGCAAACGCTCCAAATCCCCAACGGCGTTAAGTCGGATACGATGCTGTCGCAGCGTACGGGTCTCGCGCCTGAGGGTGCGCACCAGTAGCTCCATGAGCGCGTTTACCTCGGAGACCGGGCGGGCCCAGTTTTCGGTGGAGAAGGCGTATAGGGTCAGATACGGTATCCCCAACTCGGCGCAAGCTTCCACGACGTCGCGAACCGCGGCCACGGCCGCCCGATGCCCGGCCACGCGGGGCAGACCGCGTTTGCGCGCCCATCTGCCGTTGCCGTCCATGATGATGGCGACGTGCCGGGGAAGCGGCCCTTGCAGACGAAGCGCTTCCTGCTCGGCGCGATCTTGGGCCGAGGGCGTGCTCTGCGCATGGGGATCTTTAGCGGCCATTGCGGCTAGGCCTTATCTGGATCTGGAGGGTCTCTACATAAAAAGCACCCGTTTGGGTGCTGCAACCCACAAAGCTACCAGGCCCTGTTTCCGTTGTCAAGGAATCGAACCCGAACCAACTGAGGGCCCGGACTCCATGGCCAAGGCGGGCACTCGCATCCGAATGAGGTCCTAAGGCCCCCCGCGGGATAAAAGGGCGCTTTTGAAGTCGGTTAGCACCGTCCATTGTAGCGCCTATTCCTCTAGACCCCGCCTGCTTGCGACGGCTCTTCGGAGAGCGTCTTGCGGGAAAAAGACGGCTGTCGGTGTTTACCGTCGCGCGCACCCGGCGTTCCACGTAATAGCGAGTCGGCTGCTCGGTCCGACCGAAGAGAGCGCGCCTTTGCATATTCAAAGCTGAAGCAGAGCTCAAGCGAAATCCGGTGGTCGATTACGCACCGCAACGGCTCTTCGGCTCGCCATGGCGTAACCCCGTGCTCGATGCGCTGCATGTCGCAATCATGCGAGGCCTGCTGGGCGCTGCTCAGGCCCCAGACCTTCCGGCGCGACAGGGCAGGTTCAGTTGTGCGTGCGCATATCGAAACGCGGGCAGGTGCCGCTCGGCGGGGTTGCCCGCCTCGCCTCCGGCCGGCTCGAAGTCCACCGCGCACCGATCTTCGTGGGCAACATGGGGCGGTGCCGGACTTTCGGGTAGCGCAGCGCTTTGCGGGTTGCATTCTGCCCAGGCGCGTAGGCAGCTCGGTCTAGCACCTCCTTATCTTGCAGGACCGGGACCGTGTGGCGAAACCGGCTCGGGTGCTCCGCAAGCGAACAAGAGCAGTTCGCGGCCTGCAGCGCACCCCGAGGTCCATTCGAGGTTTGCACCGGGAGCCGACGATGGGGGATCCCCCGCTGCCCGGCCGGGTTCAGGCTCAGGTGCTTGTCTCGGCCTCTGCCTCTTCTTCGGGCACAAAAGGGGTCACGTCGGCGATTGCGTCCCCATCGGCCAGCTTAATGAGCCGCACGCCCTGGGTGTTGCGGCCCATCTCCCGGATATCGCGAATGGGCATCCGAATCACCGTGCCCTGAACGGTGATGAGCATGAGTTCGTCGGAGTCGGTGACCTCTCGGAGCGCGATCACGGGCCCGGTTTTGTCCGTAACGCGCATCGTGATCACGCCCTTGCCGCCTCTAGCCTGCACGCGGTACTCCTCCAGGGGGCTGCGTTTGCCGTATCCGCGCTCGCTTACGGTCAGCAGCGACACGCCGGAACGGCGCACGGCCACCATGCCGACCACGGCGTCATCGGGTTCCTCCAGTTCGATCCCCTTGACGCCGGCCGCCACGCGGCCCATGGGCCGCACCTCGCGTTCCGAGAACCGGATGGCCCGACCCGAGCGCGTGGCGAGCACGATCTCATGCGTGCCGTCGGTGAGCTTGGCCTCGATGAGTTCGTCCCCCGGACGGATGTCCAGGGCGATGATCCCGTCTCGACGGGGCCGGCTGTATTGCTCCAGAGGCGTCTTCTTGACCATACCCTGACGGGTGGCCATCAAGATGTAATGCCGATCGACGTAAGCGGGATCCTGCAGGGTCTTGACGGCCACGATGGCGCGGATCTGTTCCTGTTGGCCGATTTGGATCAGGTTGCGAATAGAACGGCCGCGCGAAGCCCGCCCGCCTTCGGGGATTTCGAAGACCTTGAGCCAGTAGCATCGGCCTTGATTGGTGAAGAACAACAGGTAGTGGTGCGTACTGGCTACAAACAGACGCTCCACGTAATCGTCCTCGCGCGTGCCCGCTCCGCGTACGCCCTTGCCGCCGCGCCCCTGACGCCGATAGCCCGAAAGGGCCGTGCGCTTGATAAAGCCCTGATGCGTGATCGTAACGACCACGTCCTCGTCGGCGATCATGTCCTCTACGCGGAAGTCCTCGGCCGTGTAGACGATCTCCGTGCGACGCGCATCCCCGTAGCGCTCTCGAAGCTCGCGCAGCTCCTCCTTGATCAGCTCCATGCGCAGCGGCTCCTGTTCCAGAATGGCCCGCAGCCGCTCGATGAGCTGCAGCGTTTCTTTGTACTCCTGTTCGATTTTTTGGCGTTCCAGACCGGTCAGCCGCTGCAGGCGCATCTCCAAAATGGCCCGGGCCTGCCGCTCCGAAAGCCCAAAGCGCTCCATGAGACGCTCCTGGGCTGTGGGCACATCGGGCGCGCTGCGGATGGTCTGGATGACCGCATCCAGGTGACGGAGGGCTATCTTGAGGCCCTCCAACAGGTGCGCCCGCTCCTCGGCTTCGGCCAGCTCAAAGCGGGTGCGGCGCAGCACGACCTCGTGCCGGTGCTCAACGTAGTGGGCGATCAGATCCCGGAGCGTGAGCACCTTGGGTTTGCCGCCGACCAGGGCGAGCAAGATCACCCCGAAAGTCGACTGCAGGGCCGTGTGCTTGTAGAGGTTGTTGAGCACGACCGTCGGGTCGGCCTCGCGCTTCAGTTCGAAGACGACGCGCAGCCCGTCGCGATCGGACTCATCCCGGATATCCGCTATGCCGTCGAGCTTTCGGTCCCGAACAAGCTGCGCGATCTTTTCGATAAGCTGCGCCTTGTTGACCAGATAGGGGATCTCCGTGACCACGATCGCCGCGCGCCCCCCACGCTGGGTCTCGACTTGGGCCCGAGCCCGCACGGTGATCTTGCCCTTTCCGGTTGTGTAGGCCTCTCGGACCCCGTCGTAGCCGTAGATGATGCCCCCTGTGGGAAAATCGGGCCCCTTGATGTAGCGCAACAGCTCTTCGTTGCCGATGTCCCGGTTGTCGATGTAGGCGATGATCCCGTCGACGACCTCTTGCAGGTTATGGGGGGGTATGTTCGTCGCCATGCCGACGGCGATGCCGCTGGCGCCGTTCAAAAGCAGGTTCGGAGGTAGAGCCGGGAGCACAGCGGGCTCTTGCAGAGAATCGTCGAAATTCGGGCTAAAATCGACCGTGTCCTTGGCGATATCCCGCAGCATCTCTTCGGCTAGCCGGGTAAGACGCACCTCGGTGTAGCGCATCGCCGCCGCGGCATCGCCGTCAAGGGATCCGAAATTGCCCTGCCCGTCCACTAAGGGGTAGCGCATCGAGAAGTCCTGCGCCATGCGGACCATCGTATCGTAGACGGCCGCATCCCCGTGGGGGTGGTACTTACCCAGGACCTCGCCCACCACGCGGGCGCTTTTCTTGTAGGGCCGGTTGTGTCCGAGCCCCAATTCGGACATGGCATAAAGGATGCGCCGTTGCACAGGCTTAAGCCCATCGCGCACATCCGGCAGCGCACGGGAGACGATGACGGACATCGCATAATCGATGTAGGCCGTCTTCATCTCCTCTTCGATCGAAATCGGGATGACGCGCTCGCGGCTGTTGTTGTCCAACATCGGTGGATTAGACGTCTAGATTGGCGTACTTGGCGTTTTGCTCGATAAAGCGCCGACGCGGCTCCACGGCCTCGCCCATGAGGATGGAGAAGAGGTGATCGGCCGCCGCCGCGCTTTCGATCGTAACCTGCTCCAATAGACGCCGCTCCGGATCCATGGTGGTGGCCCAGAGCTGCTCCGGGTTCATCTCGCCCAGACCCTTGTAGCGCTGCACGGTCGCCTGTTCTCGACGTTTTTCCTGCTCCAGGCGCCGCAGGAGCTCATCGCGCTCCTCATCGGTCCAGGCATACCATTCTTCCTTGCCCGCCTTGATGCGATACAGGGGGGGCAGGGCGATGTAGACGTATCCGTTTTCGATAAGCGGCCGCAGATAGCGGAAGAAAAACGTAAGCAAAAGGGTGCGGATGTGCGACCCGTCCACATCGGCATCGGTCATGAGGACGATCTTGTGATAGCGCAGGCCGCTTAGGTCGATCTCCTCTTCCGAGGTCCCGATGCCGCATCCCAACGCGATGGCGATGTTGCGGATCTCCTCGTTCTCCAAAACTTTGTCCAAGCGAGCCTTCTCCACGTTCAAGATCTTGCCGCGCAAGGGCAGGACGGCCTGGAAACGCCTATCGCGGGCCTGCTTAGCCGAACCGCCAGCCGAATCGCCCTCCACCAGGAACAGCTCGCAGTGCCGCGGATCGGAGATCGCGCAGTCGGCCAGCTTGCCCGGCAGCCCGGATCCGGAGAGCACGTTTTTGCGCTGCACCAGTTCCCGGGCCCGTCGGGCCGCTTCGCGGGCCTGAGCGGCCAACAGCACCTTCTGCAGAATGGCGCGCGCCACGCGCGGGTGCTGCTCCAAGAAATCGGCCAGCCGCTCGTTGACAAAGACCTCTACCGCGCTCTGCACCTCGGAATTGCCGAGCTTCGTCTTCGTCTGGCCCTCAAACTGCGGCTCGGCCACCTTAATGGAGATGACGGCCGTTAGGCCTTCGCGGAAATCCTCGCCCGCCAGCTCAAATTTGACGTTGCGCAGCAGCCCGTTTTTCTCGGCATAAGCCTTGAGCGTGCGCGTAAGGGCTTTGCGAAAGCCCGTAACGTGCGTGCCCCCTTCGTGCGTGTTGATGTTGTTTACGTACGAAAGCACGTTCTCCACATAGGAGTCGTTATACTGCATGGCGATCTCGATGGGCACGCCGTCCTGTTCGCCGGCCAGGTAAATGATGGGCTGATGCAGCGGGGTGCGGTTTTCATCCAAGAACCGCACAAACTCGCGGATGCCCCCCTTGTAGTGGTATTCTTCCCGTAGCGGAGGGCTTTCGCGCTCATCCAGGAGCGTGATCCGAACGGTGGGGTTCAGAAAAGCCAGCTCCCGCAGCCGCTCGGCCACGGTGTCGAAGCGAAACTGGGTGTGCTTGAAGATGAGCTTGTCCGGCAGAAACCGGACCCGCGTGCCCGTACGCCGGCTTTTGCCCGCGATCACCAGGTCCGTTACGGGACGACCGCGCTCGTAACGCTGCCGCCAAATGTGCCCGTCGCGATGCACTTCGACTTCGAGCCATTCCGAAAGAGCGTTTACGCAGGAGACTCCCACCCCGTGTAGGCCACCGGAGACCTTATAGGTCTTTTTGTCGAACTTGCCGCCCGCGTGCAGCTTGGTCATAACGACCTCCACGGCGGGTCGGCCCTCGGTGGGATGGATGTCGACGGGAATGCCGCGGCCGTTGTCCGTTACGGAACAGGAACCGTCGTCGTGCAGCACAACCTCAATGCGGTCGCAAAAGCCGGCCAGGGCCTCGTCGATGGAGTTGTCCACGACCTCGTAGATCAGGTGATGCAGGCCACGCGGGCCCACATCCCCGATGTACATGGCCGGCCGTCGGCGCACGGCCTCTAGGCCTTCCAGGATCGTAATGGATTCCGCTGTGTACTGCGATACGGCTTCGGGCGTGCTCATTCGGATCCGTCTGCTAAAGGTGTGCGCTTTTGCAAAAATACGGCCCCTATCGGGGCAAATGCGAATGCGCCCCCAGAAGCGCCGCGATGCGCTCTGCGGCTCGCCCATCCCCGTAATGCGGCCGAGGCGGGCTGGCGGGAGCCGGGGCGCGAAGCGCCGCCCAGAGGCGTTCGGGGTCCAGGTCCACCAGGTGATTCCAGCCCTCTTGGACCGTCTCCCCCCATTCCGTTTCGGCCCGCAGCGTAAGACAGGGGCGGCCCAGCCAGTAAGCCTCCTTTTGCAGCCCCCCGGAGTCGGTCAGCACCCGATGGCAACCCTCCAGAAGGCGTATCATAGCCAGATAGCCTACGGGCTCGACCGCATATACCGTTGCGGGCAGGCTGAGCCCGAAGGCGGCCAACTGCTTGCGCGCCCTCGGATGCAGCGGCCAGACCACGGGCCGATCTAGCTCCCCTAAGAGCGCAAGCAGGCGGCGGAACCGGTCTGGGTCGTCCGTGTTTTCGGCCCGGTGCACGGTGAGCAGATAGTACGAGCCGGGCTCAAAGGGCACCAGCGCCTCCGGGCGCACCCGCTCGCGGGCCCGATCCCGGTAAAAGAGCAGGGCGTCAAGCATGACGTCGCCCGTCCAGTGCACCCCGCGCGTGATGCCCTCTGTTCGCAGGTTCTCTACGGCCTGTTGGCTGGGGCAGAAGAGCAGGTCCGCAAGCCGATCGGCCACAAGCCGGTTGACCTCCTCGGGCATGCGGGGGTTGTAGCTGCGCAAACCGGCCTCCACGTGGGCCAGGGGCAGACGAAGTTTGGCCGCCACAAGCGCCCCGGCCAGGGTGGAGTTCGTATCCCCGTAGACGAGCACCCAATCCGGGCTGGGCCGAAGCGCAAGCAGAAGCGCCTCCAGGCGCATCATCATGAGCCCGGTCTGTACGGCGTGCGTGCCGGAGCCCACCTCCAGGTTTTGCGCCGGCTCGGGCAGCTCCAGCTCCTCGAAAAACACCCGGTCCATAGTAAGATCGTAGTGTTGGCCCGTGTGTACGAGGATCTCTTCGATGCCCGCCGCCTTGAGGGCGCGGCTTACCGGCGCGGCCTTGATAAACTGCGGCCGCGCCCCGACTACGGTCACGACGCGCATGAGCCTTCCTCGACGAGCTTATCGAGCAGGGCGGCCAGCTCCTGGGTGAGCGCACGGCGGCTGTAACGGCGCGCCGCCTCCGGCGTGGCCCCGGCCTGGGGTTGTCCTGCGGACCAGGCCGCATACAGCGCGCGCAGTTGCCGCTTTAAGCCCTCCACGTCGTCCCAATCGAACATCTGGCCCGCGCCGCTCTGGCGCAGGATCTGAGCCGCCTCCCCCTCCGGAGGGCCGATCCCGAGCACGGGCCGTGCGGAGGCGATGTACTCGTAGAGCTTGCCCGTGATGATCCCCTCGGCCCCAGGAACGCGGTTGATCACAAGCAGCAGGGCGTCGGCGGTCCGCATGCGCTGAAGCGCCGCCTCATGGGGCAGGTACGGGCTTATGCGCACCCGACCGCTTAGCCCGCTTCGCCGCAGGCGCTCCCGAATGGAGGCGTCCACGATGCCGACAAGTTCCACCTCCAAGCGCATATCCTCGGATGCGAGCGCCTCAAGAGCCCGCCACAACGACTCCGGGTTTCGGGCTGCATTGAGCGTGCCCACGTGCAGAAGCCGAAAGACGTCCCCAGAGTCCGGAGGCGGCGGATCGGAGGCGAAATCCGCCTCGTCGAACCCGTTGGGGATGACCACGTACGGGCGCTCGAGGCGCTCACGCAGGGCGCGCGCCATAAAGGAGCCCACCGTAACCACGGCCGAGGCCGTCTGGAGCACGCTGCGCTCCAGATATGCGTCCAGACGCCGCGTCAGGCCCGTCATGGGCAGCTCGGCGTAGTAGTCGATTCCCGTCCACGGATCCCGAAAGTCCGCCACCCAGGGGATACGGAAGCGCCGGTGCAGGGCGCGCCCGATAAGATGCACCGAATGCGGGGGGCCGGAGCTCACTAGCGCCCGGATG
This portion of the Bacteroidota bacterium genome encodes:
- the wecB gene encoding UDP-N-acetylglucosamine 2-epimerase (non-hydrolyzing), whose translation is MRVVTVVGARPQFIKAAPVSRALKAAGIEEILVHTGQHYDLTMDRVFFEELELPEPAQNLEVGSGTHAVQTGLMMMRLEALLLALRPSPDWVLVYGDTNSTLAGALVAAKLRLPLAHVEAGLRSYNPRMPEEVNRLVADRLADLLFCPSQQAVENLRTEGITRGVHWTGDVMLDALLFYRDRARERVRPEALVPFEPGSYYLLTVHRAENTDDPDRFRRLLALLGELDRPVVWPLHPRARKQLAAFGLSLPATVYAVEPVGYLAMIRLLEGCHRVLTDSGGLQKEAYWLGRPCLTLRAETEWGETVQEGWNHLVDLDPERLWAALRAPAPASPPRPHYGDGRAAERIAALLGAHSHLPR
- a CDS encoding glycosyltransferase family 4 protein; translation: MREPRLVLLITYYFPPAGGPGVQRVLKFVKYLPEFGWEPVVLTVREGAYPSRDPTLARDLPPGVRVYRTASWDPFAWYARWTGKKPEEAATVGFASAKAPDWREFLARWIRANCFLPDARVGWVPFALWAGVRLLRRLPIRALVSSGPPHSVHLIGRALHRRFRIPWVADFRDPWTGIDYYAELPMTGLTRRLDAYLERSVLQTASAVVTVGSFMARALRERLERPYVVIPNGFDEADFASDPPPPDSGDVFRLLHVGTLNAARNPESLWRALEALASEDMRLEVELVGIVDASIRERLRRSGLSGRVRISPYLPHEAALQRMRTADALLLVINRVPGAEGIITGKLYEYIASARPVLGIGPPEGEAAQILRQSGAGQMFDWDDVEGLKRQLRALYAAWSAGQPQAGATPEAARRYSRRALTQELAALLDKLVEEGSCAS